The following are encoded together in the bacterium genome:
- a CDS encoding TetR/AcrR family transcriptional regulator — MAGPSTASRVDGRLARGERARGAIVDALLDLLEAGELRPSAARIAERAGVSLRSVFQHFSDVETLFATAAERQKVRLMPLVRPISLDGPLAERIAAFASQRAKVLEAITPVRRAAILMEPFSRELHVRLASFRNDKGAEVQRVFAREIAARPSASRRPLVAALVVASGWTTWQGLREHQGLDRTQARRVLAHMLTALLHEER, encoded by the coding sequence ATGGCCGGCCCCTCTACCGCGTCCCGCGTCGACGGCCGGCTCGCCCGCGGCGAGCGCGCCCGCGGGGCCATCGTCGACGCGTTGCTCGACCTCCTCGAGGCCGGCGAGCTGCGGCCGAGCGCGGCACGCATCGCCGAGCGGGCGGGCGTCTCGCTGCGCTCGGTGTTCCAGCACTTCTCGGACGTCGAGACGCTCTTCGCCACCGCGGCCGAGCGCCAGAAGGTGCGTCTCATGCCGCTGGTGCGGCCGATCTCGCTCGACGGCCCGCTCGCCGAGCGCATCGCGGCGTTCGCGAGCCAGCGTGCGAAGGTGCTCGAGGCAATCACGCCGGTGCGCCGCGCGGCGATCCTGATGGAGCCGTTCTCGCGCGAGCTGCACGTGCGCCTGGCGAGCTTCCGCAACGACAAGGGCGCCGAGGTGCAACGCGTCTTCGCGCGCGAGATCGCGGCGCGGCCGTCGGCCTCGCGCCGGCCGCTGGTCGCGGCGCTGGTGGTCGCGAGCGGCTGGACCACCTGGCAAGGGTTGCGCGAGCATCAGGGCCTCGATCGCACGCAGGCCCGGCGGGTGCTCGCCCATATGCTCACGGCGCTGCTGCACGAGGAGCGCTGA